The following are encoded in a window of Negativicutes bacterium genomic DNA:
- a CDS encoding DUF3810 domain-containing protein, which translates to MLLAVCWLISLLSIALQFALVNYAKANPQWTESVYSRGIYPKIAAGLQGLHRFFPFSLAELLLLLFAGLAFAFLVQKIPAVLRQQRAGTALWSLLRRPLCLTVTGACLLALLFQLSWGLNYYRLPLADQLGLSVEATAPSQLRNLTLELIRSANALRSQLFQSANGAMALSGSLSYYFITAPSWYQTGYFDGRLPLLKITSAVKPVVLSGLMSFSQITGFYFPFTGEANVNLNVPDEQIPATMAHELAHRHGYAREDEANFIAYLVTTQPFLSPEVRYSGTMLALSYCLNACYQADPAHYATLYAELNDPVAADFAFSRSFWQQYEGPVEQVSTGINNGYLQSNGQSDGVASYGRMVDLLLALARSK; encoded by the coding sequence ATGCTGCTGGCCGTTTGCTGGCTTATTTCGCTGCTGAGCATTGCCCTGCAATTCGCTCTGGTCAATTATGCCAAAGCCAATCCGCAGTGGACGGAGTCTGTTTATAGCCGCGGCATTTATCCAAAAATCGCTGCCGGTCTGCAAGGCTTGCATCGCTTTTTCCCTTTCTCTCTGGCAGAATTGCTGTTGCTGCTGTTCGCCGGGCTGGCATTCGCTTTCCTGGTTCAGAAAATTCCCGCCGTCCTCCGCCAACAACGCGCCGGTACGGCGCTCTGGAGCCTGCTGCGGCGCCCGCTTTGCCTGACCGTCACGGGGGCCTGCCTGCTCGCGCTGCTTTTTCAATTGAGCTGGGGTCTCAATTATTATCGGCTGCCGCTGGCGGATCAGCTCGGTCTGAGCGTGGAAGCAACGGCGCCTTCCCAGCTGCGCAATCTGACGCTGGAGCTGATCCGATCGGCCAATGCCTTGCGCAGCCAACTCTTTCAGTCCGCCAATGGCGCCATGGCCTTATCCGGCTCGCTTTCTTATTATTTTATCACCGCTCCCAGCTGGTATCAGACCGGTTATTTCGATGGCCGCTTGCCGCTTTTGAAGATCACGTCAGCAGTCAAACCGGTTGTGCTGTCCGGATTGATGTCTTTCAGCCAAATTACCGGTTTCTATTTTCCTTTTACCGGTGAAGCCAATGTCAATCTCAATGTGCCGGATGAGCAGATTCCCGCCACCATGGCTCATGAGCTGGCTCACCGTCACGGTTATGCCAGAGAGGATGAGGCCAATTTCATCGCTTATCTGGTGACCACCCAGCCTTTTTTAAGCCCGGAAGTACGTTACAGCGGCACCATGCTGGCTTTGTCGTACTGTCTGAATGCCTGTTATCAGGCGGACCCAGCCCATTATGCAACACTCTATGCAGAACTCAACGATCCGGTTGCGGCGGATTTTGCCTTCAGCCGCAGCTTTTGGCAGCAGTATGAGGGACCGGTGGAACAGGTCTCCACCGGCATCAACAATGGTTATCTGCAGAGCAACGGTCAGAGCGACGGGGTAGCGAGCTATGGCCGCATGGTCGATCTGCTGCTCGCCCTGGCCCGCTCGAAATAA
- a CDS encoding M15 family metallopeptidase — protein MDARVVEPMQNMIAAALQDGIFLRLCSAYRDASLQQYLYQQEIQTYLNQGYAYEAAVAEAGRWVAVPGTSEHQLGLSADIVSNDWLQAGNGLTADFETDPAFAWLAAHASTYGFILRYPEDKQDITKIGYEPWHYRYVGTEAAAVIAAEGLCLEEYLATGN, from the coding sequence ATGGATGCGCGCGTTGTCGAGCCCATGCAGAATATGATTGCAGCCGCCCTGCAGGATGGCATTTTTTTACGCCTCTGCTCTGCTTACCGCGACGCGAGTCTGCAGCAGTATCTCTACCAGCAAGAAATTCAGACCTATCTCAATCAGGGCTACGCTTACGAGGCGGCGGTGGCGGAAGCCGGGCGCTGGGTGGCCGTACCGGGGACCAGCGAACATCAATTGGGCCTCTCGGCCGATATCGTCTCCAACGATTGGCTGCAGGCCGGCAACGGTCTGACCGCTGATTTTGAAACGGATCCCGCGTTTGCCTGGCTGGCTGCGCATGCCAGTACGTATGGTTTCATTCTGCGTTATCCCGAAGATAAGCAGGATATCACCAAAATCGGCTATGAACCCTGGCATTATCGTTATGTGGGAACAGAAGCCGCCGCAGTAATCGCAGCAGAGGGACTCTGTCTGGAAGAATACCTGGCAACAGGCAACTAA
- a CDS encoding D-aminoacylase, with amino-acid sequence MYDLLIKNGTVVDGTGKKRYRADVAVQDGRIARIAPKISESARRSLDAEGLIVSPGFIDYHSHSDNAVLLAPDSYNYLEQGVTTQITGQCGSGPAPVFEDTAYHGQYGLSEEVWQKLLAARRDFQSFMAYVSTLSLGTNYAFYIPHGNVRGKVMYYSPAKPTETQMQAMRALVRQAMECGYLGMTSGLVYAPSVYADVDELAELCKVVAEYHGSYASHIRGEGDKLVSSVAEALEVGRKANVPVIVSHLKVLGLHNKGKSSVILKMIADANAEGRIVRADQYPFLAGSAPFIAQIPPKFLTEGKEALLERLKDSDFRQVVERSIFHETDEFQSSIYEAGYDGCLLVSADATPQYVGRNIGEIARTEGKQPIDVACDILIANAGDVQGIYFSQNNDDMLNIIAQPFVMGGSDWSDYITHRDPEQISGGHPRGTGTMTHRLELLRDHGLLTLEDAVHSITGLPAETSGLCGIGVLQEGMRADITVFDYAAVRCNADFTHPFRKNDGICYVVVGGALAVENGSATGVKNGVILKKRVTES; translated from the coding sequence TTGTACGATTTGTTAATCAAAAACGGCACCGTTGTGGATGGGACCGGCAAGAAGCGTTATCGCGCCGACGTGGCGGTACAAGATGGCCGGATCGCCCGCATTGCGCCGAAAATCAGCGAATCCGCCCGGCGCAGTCTGGACGCAGAAGGTTTGATTGTCTCTCCCGGCTTTATTGATTATCACAGTCACAGCGACAATGCCGTCTTGTTGGCACCCGACAGCTATAATTATCTGGAGCAGGGTGTCACCACCCAGATCACCGGCCAATGCGGCAGCGGTCCGGCTCCTGTGTTTGAAGACACCGCTTATCACGGCCAATATGGCCTTTCCGAAGAAGTTTGGCAAAAACTCTTGGCGGCGCGCCGGGATTTCCAAAGCTTTATGGCCTATGTCTCAACTCTGAGTTTGGGCACCAATTATGCTTTCTATATTCCGCATGGCAATGTGCGCGGCAAGGTCATGTATTACAGCCCGGCCAAGCCCACTGAAACGCAGATGCAGGCCATGCGGGCTCTGGTCCGCCAGGCCATGGAGTGCGGCTATCTGGGTATGACCAGCGGTCTGGTTTATGCCCCCTCTGTTTATGCCGATGTTGATGAGCTGGCGGAATTGTGCAAAGTGGTGGCGGAATACCATGGCAGTTATGCTTCCCACATTCGCGGCGAGGGGGATAAGCTGGTTTCCTCCGTGGCGGAAGCGCTGGAGGTCGGCCGCAAAGCCAACGTACCGGTAATTGTTTCCCATCTGAAGGTGCTGGGTCTGCATAACAAAGGCAAATCGTCGGTCATTTTAAAAATGATTGCCGACGCCAATGCCGAAGGCAGAATCGTACGTGCTGATCAGTATCCCTTCCTGGCCGGTTCCGCTCCGTTCATCGCGCAAATCCCGCCGAAATTCCTGACCGAAGGCAAAGAAGCCTTGCTGGAACGCCTGAAAGACTCTGATTTCCGCCAAGTTGTGGAACGCTCGATTTTCCATGAGACAGATGAATTCCAAAGTTCAATCTATGAAGCCGGTTATGACGGTTGCCTCCTGGTTTCTGCCGATGCCACCCCGCAGTATGTAGGCAGGAATATCGGAGAAATCGCCCGGACGGAAGGCAAGCAGCCGATTGATGTTGCCTGTGACATTTTGATTGCCAACGCCGGCGATGTCCAGGGTATTTATTTCTCCCAGAATAACGACGACATGCTGAATATTATTGCCCAGCCTTTTGTGATGGGCGGTTCCGACTGGAGCGACTATATCACCCATCGCGATCCGGAACAGATCTCCGGCGGACATCCGCGCGGCACCGGCACGATGACACACCGTTTGGAATTGCTGCGTGATCATGGTCTGCTGACCCTGGAAGACGCGGTGCACAGTATTACCGGCTTGCCGGCAGAAACGTCCGGACTCTGCGGTATCGGTGTTTTACAGGAAGGTATGCGGGCTGATATCACGGTCTTTGATTATGCCGCTGTGCGCTGCAATGCCGACTTTACGCATCCCTTCCGCAAAAACGATGGTATTTGTTATGTTGTTGTTGGCGGCGCGCTGGCCGTGGAAAACGGCAGCGCAACCGGCGTCAAGAATGGCGTGATCCTGAAAAAACGTGTGACAGAATCATAA
- a CDS encoding aspartate/glutamate racemase family protein: protein MKTIGILAGMTWQSSITYYREINAYIQEQLGGEHSAKILLYSVDFAEIEAIQRSGNWPEAGRILAEAGLKLKAGGADFILIAANTMHLVADDVIRATGLPFLHIAEVTADQLLADGIRTVALTGTKFTMEMPFYRDILQKRGLELIVPQEQQRDFIQNTIHEELGHGIIRQDSLHTFQAILQDLKSRGAEAVILGCTEIGLLIHDDNSPLKTYDTALIHAKAAARLALLEE from the coding sequence ATGAAAACCATCGGTATTCTGGCCGGTATGACCTGGCAGAGCAGTATCACCTATTATCGTGAAATCAATGCTTATATTCAGGAACAACTGGGCGGCGAGCACAGTGCCAAAATCCTGCTCTACAGCGTCGATTTCGCTGAGATTGAAGCGATTCAGCGCAGCGGCAACTGGCCGGAAGCAGGCCGAATCCTGGCCGAGGCCGGACTTAAACTGAAAGCCGGCGGCGCCGATTTCATTCTGATAGCCGCCAACACCATGCATCTGGTGGCGGATGACGTGATTCGGGCTACCGGCTTGCCCTTCCTGCATATCGCCGAAGTCACTGCCGATCAACTGTTGGCGGATGGCATCCGCACGGTTGCCCTGACCGGTACGAAATTCACCATGGAAATGCCTTTCTATCGGGACATCCTGCAGAAACGCGGTCTCGAGCTGATCGTGCCGCAGGAACAGCAGAGAGATTTTATCCAGAATACGATTCATGAAGAACTGGGTCACGGCATCATTCGGCAAGACAGCTTGCATACCTTTCAGGCAATTCTGCAGGATTTAAAATCCCGCGGCGCCGAAGCGGTGATCCTGGGCTGCACGGAAATCGGTCTGCTGATTCATGACGACAACAGCCCGCTGAAGACGTACGATACCGCCCTGATCCATGCCAAAGCGGCAGCCCGGCTTGCCTTGCTTGAGGAATAA